Sequence from the Bremerella volcania genome:
CGGCGCTACGATTGTGGAAACCGCACTCGTGATGCCGGTTTTTTTTATGTTCGTCTTTGCGATCATCGAATTCGGCCATGCCACGATGGTCAATAACGTACTAAAGAATGCCACGCGCACCGCGGCTCGCTGGGGCTCGGCTACCGGTGCCACGACCGCGGAAGTCGAACAATATGCCCGCGAGCGAATGGGCGGAGCGGTCGACCCTTCGATGGTCACCATCCAAATCAAAGACGCCAGCCAATTTGACAACGGTGGCGATGCCCCGACGACGTTGGAAGATTTTCAGGCCATGCCTGATATCGAACTTGAAGACGCCGAACCGCGGCAGCTGTTCATGATTCGCGCCTCCATACCGTATGGCAACGTTTCCTTGATTCCACATCCGTGGCTAGGCAACGTACTGCTGAGCGGCGAAACGTTCACGCGACACGAGTAACGAATCTCGCGTGCGGCAGCCGATTCCGGTCCCCGCTTCCCCTAGCGGAAGACAGGACAAGCAAAGCAACTTATGCACGTTAGTGCTTTATAAAATCCTTTTCCCAACGAAACGCCATGAACCTTTTTCATCGACGACGCGCTCTGACCAATCGCCGCGCGA
This genomic interval carries:
- a CDS encoding TadE/TadG family type IV pilus assembly protein → MWRKRRNSRQVSIFSHNRCGKRTGATIVETALVMPVFFMFVFAIIEFGHATMVNNVLKNATRTAARWGSATGATTAEVEQYARERMGGAVDPSMVTIQIKDASQFDNGGDAPTTLEDFQAMPDIELEDAEPRQLFMIRASIPYGNVSLIPHPWLGNVLLSGETFTRHE